A stretch of the Elephas maximus indicus isolate mEleMax1 chromosome 3, mEleMax1 primary haplotype, whole genome shotgun sequence genome encodes the following:
- the LOC126071298 gene encoding translation initiation factor IF-2-like — MMPRERSGTNHEVERGRRRGQWVSAPRGRWAGPTAPRAGPPASQQARRAGPQAGALAAPRSAPLRGGGGSWFRLRAQLWWRRRDLPSCNRRPSSSGWRGSGGRALREATPQDSGGSGGSGGSRRRSGGRRSSKTDSWTRAAAAAAAAGPGRVSRAEAGGESSPPPPPLPPPPPPPG, encoded by the exons atgatg CCCAGAGAGAGGAGCGGAACGAACCACGAGGTGGAGCGGGGGAGGCGCCGAGGGCAGTGGGTCAGCGCCCCGCGGGGCAGGTGGGCGGGCCCAACTGCCCCGCGAGCGGGCCCGCCAGCCAGTCAGCAGGCGCGGAGGGCGGGCCCGCAGGCGGGCGCTCTCGCCGCGCCCCGCAGCGCCCCCCTGAGGGGCGGCGGCGGGAGCTGGTTCCGGCTGCGCGCGCAGCTGTGGTGGCGGCGGCGCGATCTGCCGAGCTGTAACCGTCGTCCGTCCAGTAGCGGCTGGAGAGGCAGCGGCGGCCGGGCACTGCGCGAGGCGACGCCACAGGACAGCGGCGGCAGCGGAGGCAGCGGCGGCAGCAGGAGACGCAGCGGCGGCCGCAGGAGCAGCAAGACGGACTCGTGGAcacgcgccgccgccgccgccgccgccgccgggccGGGCCGGGTGTCGCGCGCCGAGGCTGGGGGGGAGtcgtcgccgccgccgccaccgctaccgccgccgccgccgccgccagggTGA